In Streptomyces nojiriensis, one genomic interval encodes:
- a CDS encoding peptidoglycan recognition protein family protein produces the protein MAFSIISRAQWGALPPKKIDKDPFTPWLGGVVIHHEGGGHFAVDQHDRCAGLVREVQKNSMYYSPLGHVADWLDMKEPPYDDIPYSFAICKHGSIYEGRGLGRRQAANGTERKGVNQNYYSILGLIGSEDAVTSEMVAAFRQLIEYLRYCMAGTAVVGHRDMRLTYTECPGNLYPKVLLGELEPPKPVPGGSTGGKEGITYVYSRSEWGARPAREVTRVDMGDRTGFTVHYSAGPTTQTVRQIQNYHMDSNGWSDIGYNFLVDDTGRIFEGRGWYVQGAHATGHNTSHIGVCFIGEDGDATPRALSAIRALYKQANQLAGRTLAQTWHGGLSGNSTSCPGSALRAWVQGGMVADSVTIEYGSGGGGGGSDSSGGGGGGMTQVRSVSAQQQAVNGLGYNPALAVDGVWGPLTDAGVRWLQGKVGTGVDGLWGPGTEAAYKAYAGGGSGGSGGSGGMSSVRSVLMQQYAVNSLGYSPALDQDGAWGPLTLAGVRWLQAKVGTPADGAWGPATEAAYFAYIDDGARLVVDGDFGPATIRATQEVIGVTADGQWGPNSKKALQHHLNVWSGAGLVEDGITGPATYKALQSHLNRMTGAGLAVDGAWGPATVKALQNALNLSKF, from the coding sequence ATGGCTTTTTCCATCATCAGCCGGGCGCAATGGGGCGCGCTGCCCCCGAAGAAGATCGACAAGGACCCTTTCACCCCCTGGCTCGGCGGCGTGGTCATCCACCACGAAGGGGGTGGCCATTTCGCCGTCGACCAGCACGACCGGTGCGCCGGTCTGGTCCGGGAGGTGCAGAAGAACTCGATGTACTACTCGCCGCTCGGTCATGTGGCGGACTGGCTCGACATGAAGGAGCCGCCCTACGACGACATCCCCTACAGCTTCGCCATCTGCAAGCACGGCAGCATCTACGAGGGCCGCGGGCTGGGCAGGCGGCAGGCGGCGAACGGCACGGAGCGCAAGGGCGTCAACCAGAACTACTACTCCATCCTGGGACTGATCGGGTCGGAGGACGCGGTCACGTCCGAAATGGTGGCCGCGTTCCGGCAGCTGATCGAATACCTCCGGTACTGCATGGCGGGCACCGCCGTCGTGGGGCACAGGGACATGCGCCTCACCTACACGGAATGCCCGGGAAACCTGTACCCCAAGGTCCTTCTCGGCGAACTCGAACCGCCGAAGCCCGTTCCGGGCGGATCGACGGGCGGGAAGGAGGGGATCACCTACGTGTACTCGCGCTCCGAATGGGGTGCGCGTCCGGCGCGGGAGGTGACCCGGGTCGACATGGGTGACCGAACGGGATTCACCGTTCACTATTCGGCGGGTCCGACGACACAGACCGTCCGCCAGATCCAGAACTACCACATGGATTCCAACGGCTGGTCGGACATCGGATACAACTTCCTCGTCGACGACACCGGTCGCATCTTCGAAGGCCGCGGCTGGTACGTCCAGGGAGCGCACGCCACCGGTCACAACACGAGCCACATCGGCGTCTGCTTCATAGGCGAGGACGGCGACGCGACCCCGCGGGCACTGTCAGCGATCCGCGCCCTGTACAAGCAGGCCAACCAGCTGGCGGGCAGGACGCTCGCGCAGACCTGGCACGGCGGGCTCTCCGGCAACTCCACCAGCTGCCCGGGCTCGGCCCTGCGGGCCTGGGTGCAGGGCGGCATGGTCGCCGACAGCGTCACGATCGAGTACGGATCCGGCGGCGGTGGCGGCGGCAGCGACTCCAGCGGTGGCGGCGGCGGGGGCATGACCCAGGTGCGGTCCGTCTCCGCTCAGCAGCAGGCGGTCAACGGGCTGGGCTACAACCCGGCGCTGGCGGTCGACGGGGTGTGGGGTCCGCTGACGGACGCGGGCGTCCGCTGGCTCCAGGGCAAGGTCGGTACCGGTGTCGACGGCCTGTGGGGGCCCGGCACCGAGGCCGCGTACAAGGCGTACGCAGGCGGTGGTTCCGGCGGTTCGGGTGGTTCCGGCGGCATGAGCTCGGTGCGTTCGGTGCTGATGCAGCAGTACGCGGTCAACTCCCTCGGATACAGCCCTGCCCTGGACCAGGACGGCGCCTGGGGCCCGCTGACCCTCGCGGGCGTCCGCTGGCTGCAGGCCAAGGTCGGCACCCCGGCCGACGGCGCGTGGGGCCCGGCCACCGAAGCCGCGTACTTCGCGTACATCGACGACGGCGCCCGGCTCGTCGTCGACGGCGACTTCGGGCCCGCGACGATCCGTGCCACCCAGGAGGTCATCGGCGTGACGGCGGACGGCCAGTGGGGGCCGAATTCCAAGAAGGCGCTGCAGCACCACCTCAACGTGTGGTCGGGCGCCGGGCTCGTCGAGGACGGCATCACCGGTCCGGCGACCTACAAGGCCCTGCAGTCCCACCTCAACCGGATGACCGGCGCCGGTCTGGCCGTCGACGGTGCGTGGGGTCCCGCCACCGTCAAGGCCCTGCAGAACGCGCTCAACCTGAGCAAGTTCTGA
- a CDS encoding lytic polysaccharide monooxygenase auxiliary activity family 9 protein, translating to MSSSAKIQAPSGLLADIKHRSDGHHQMFGIHLRWQIGDNRPDHGTWPPPADWNEGDAPYPHVYEVWINGEARQTVFLHWPAWDWAPSNSHWVDLGEEPDAEYRVKIRAKVDGSFTAFTNEVTVASAAAVPWSAPREPRGAQSGVADHAPRHGTMNHPRSRAAVAIRDEDPSPICAKARAENTSTTWQEVLPGADRMLADYPWNNALRYLEYRKFFEGSTVASTGNPAFAGLDLAPRPDLGDWPTTRLDASAASHTFSYDYTAYHTDDTWSHRWFLTRGGWDPGSGLSWEDLEPIPFLIEVQGAPKEEDSTQWEFATLPSRNGRAAIVHVWGGHGGPDTPDGGNGRKTGEFFLSVCDVVLH from the coding sequence ATGAGCAGCAGCGCCAAGATCCAGGCGCCCTCCGGGCTCCTGGCCGACATCAAGCACCGATCCGACGGCCACCACCAGATGTTCGGCATCCATCTGCGGTGGCAGATCGGTGACAACCGGCCCGACCACGGAACGTGGCCCCCGCCCGCGGACTGGAACGAAGGCGACGCTCCCTATCCGCACGTCTACGAGGTGTGGATCAACGGTGAGGCGCGGCAGACGGTGTTCCTCCACTGGCCTGCCTGGGACTGGGCCCCGTCCAACTCCCACTGGGTGGACCTGGGTGAGGAGCCTGACGCCGAATACCGGGTGAAGATCCGGGCCAAGGTCGACGGTTCGTTCACCGCGTTCACCAACGAGGTCACCGTCGCCTCGGCCGCGGCGGTGCCCTGGTCCGCCCCGCGGGAACCCCGGGGCGCGCAGTCCGGCGTCGCCGACCACGCTCCGCGTCACGGCACGATGAACCACCCGCGCAGCCGGGCCGCCGTCGCGATCAGGGACGAGGACCCTTCTCCGATCTGTGCGAAGGCCCGGGCCGAGAACACCAGCACCACCTGGCAGGAGGTGCTGCCGGGGGCCGACCGCATGCTGGCCGACTACCCCTGGAACAACGCCCTGCGCTATCTGGAGTACCGGAAGTTCTTCGAGGGCAGCACCGTCGCCTCCACCGGCAACCCGGCGTTCGCAGGTCTCGACCTCGCTCCCCGTCCGGATCTCGGTGACTGGCCCACGACCCGGCTGGACGCCTCCGCCGCAAGCCACACGTTCTCGTACGACTACACGGCCTATCACACGGACGACACCTGGTCGCACCGCTGGTTCCTCACCCGCGGCGGGTGGGACCCCGGCAGCGGACTCTCGTGGGAGGACCTGGAGCCCATTCCGTTCCTGATCGAGGTCCAGGGAGCTCCGAAGGAGGAGGACTCCACCCAGTGGGAGTTCGCCACCCTCCCGTCCCGGAACGGACGGGCCGCGATCGTGCATGTCTGGGGCGGTCACGGCGGACCGGACACCCCTGACGGCGGCAACGGCCGCAAGACCGGGGAGTTCTTCCTGTCCGTGTGCGACGTGGTGCTCCACTGA
- a CDS encoding ribosome-inactivating family protein, with product MLFSPALASADEYRSLTSTIRSKAQDAQGFFGGAGRKEGEMPYLPLHVQLRGLFIELYIELRPRNTSLRIAGFRNIFENGQAPPEAYVRHVRDSVAPPGLRRTEALPFGGGRADLERAAAVRRSGVLLGRRPLSDAVVRLHQNRDPRSTAHGMLVLSEMLCEAARYPALADAMSRIWMTGGRL from the coding sequence ATGCTGTTTTCCCCGGCGCTCGCCTCGGCCGACGAGTACCGATCCCTGACGTCGACCATCCGGTCGAAGGCGCAAGATGCGCAGGGATTCTTCGGCGGAGCCGGGCGCAAGGAGGGCGAAATGCCCTACCTCCCCCTCCACGTCCAATTGCGCGGCCTGTTCATCGAGCTCTACATCGAGCTCCGCCCACGCAATACGAGCCTCCGGATAGCCGGATTCCGGAACATCTTCGAGAACGGTCAGGCCCCGCCGGAAGCGTACGTACGCCACGTACGGGACTCGGTCGCACCGCCGGGGCTCCGCCGAACGGAAGCCCTGCCGTTCGGCGGAGGCCGCGCCGACCTGGAGAGGGCCGCCGCCGTTCGGCGTTCCGGCGTCCTCCTCGGGCGCCGGCCCTTGAGCGACGCGGTCGTCCGGCTGCACCAGAACCGCGATCCGCGGAGCACCGCTCACGGAATGCTCGTGCTCTCGGAAATGCTCTGCGAAGCCGCCCGGTACCCCGCCCTGGCCGATGCGATGTCACGTATCTGGATGACCGGGGGGCGGCTGTAG
- a CDS encoding serine/threonine-protein kinase translates to MGATRQWEVPGYVHGRELGAGACGRVVEAVDQASGTPVAIKYLTHGARTAFRAEARLLMGLRSPYVVRIDDYVEHTEGAAIVMELVDGVSLRTLLRQEGPTGPEAALTVLKGSLLGLAAAHEAGLVHRDYKPENILVALDGCSKLVDFGIAVASGDASDIAGTPPYMAPEQWTGRPVTPVTPVTDVYAATAVFFECLAGSKPYPGTTAAELAVQHIEAPIPDDRVPEALRPLIRRGLAKRAVERPPSAAAFVRELDALATSTYGEDWEVRGQRSLAALLTLLPVLVGSANDAVTGATAFADTTLATTTTAPASGHASAAASDRPRSRIRAVGRRKPTVVAGSAALLLTGVLALSAIAEGDDAGAGATGSAPHSGHAPDAPDAAGSPLSPGAPGSPAGTRPTGPRSTIAPGTEQSGTAAGPPPGGGTGSGTEDSTAAGGSSSAPSAGPASTESAARPTPSTTNAPPGTPPVAPPVASPTLRVLAVSLSQYGCSGKFGTQAVASVKSDGVATGTLVLTWFHSNTPGWGPVVATDRITIPAGQTSFSKTYAHTFGSGDPFLYWGVQVSSDPAAATGAGTYKVLYADDCNPVL, encoded by the coding sequence ATGGGCGCAACTCGACAGTGGGAGGTTCCCGGCTACGTCCACGGCAGGGAATTGGGCGCCGGCGCCTGCGGGAGGGTCGTCGAAGCCGTGGACCAGGCTTCCGGCACCCCGGTGGCGATCAAGTATCTGACCCACGGCGCGCGCACCGCCTTCCGCGCCGAGGCCCGTCTGCTGATGGGCTTGCGGTCGCCGTACGTGGTTCGCATCGACGACTACGTCGAGCACACCGAAGGCGCCGCGATCGTCATGGAGTTGGTGGACGGCGTCTCACTCAGGACGCTGCTGCGCCAGGAGGGTCCCACGGGTCCTGAGGCTGCCCTCACCGTGCTCAAGGGCTCGTTGCTCGGTCTTGCCGCAGCTCACGAGGCGGGACTGGTGCACCGGGACTACAAACCGGAGAACATTCTGGTCGCCCTCGACGGCTGCTCCAAGCTGGTGGACTTCGGGATCGCGGTGGCCAGTGGGGATGCCTCCGACATCGCCGGCACCCCGCCCTATATGGCTCCCGAGCAGTGGACCGGGCGCCCCGTCACCCCCGTCACCCCCGTCACCGATGTCTACGCCGCGACGGCCGTCTTCTTCGAGTGCCTCGCCGGCTCCAAGCCGTACCCGGGCACCACGGCTGCCGAACTGGCGGTTCAGCACATCGAGGCGCCCATACCCGACGACAGGGTTCCTGAGGCGCTGCGGCCGTTGATCCGCCGTGGCCTGGCCAAACGGGCCGTGGAACGACCGCCGAGCGCTGCCGCGTTCGTCCGAGAACTGGATGCGCTGGCGACCAGTACGTACGGCGAGGACTGGGAGGTGCGCGGGCAGCGCAGCTTGGCCGCGCTCCTCACACTTCTTCCGGTGCTGGTGGGTTCCGCGAACGACGCCGTGACCGGGGCGACGGCCTTCGCGGACACCACCCTCGCCACGACAACCACCGCACCCGCATCAGGACATGCCTCAGCGGCGGCATCGGATCGGCCGCGGTCCCGGATCCGCGCCGTCGGCCGGCGCAAGCCGACGGTCGTCGCCGGGTCTGCCGCCCTTCTGCTCACCGGGGTCCTCGCGCTGTCCGCGATCGCCGAAGGGGATGACGCGGGGGCTGGCGCCACGGGCTCCGCTCCGCACTCCGGCCACGCGCCCGACGCTCCCGACGCCGCCGGCTCGCCCCTCTCCCCCGGCGCGCCCGGCTCCCCGGCCGGCACCCGCCCCACGGGGCCCCGCTCCACCATTGCCCCCGGTACTGAGCAGTCGGGGACCGCTGCCGGTCCCCCACCCGGTGGCGGGACCGGCAGCGGTACGGAGGATTCCACGGCGGCCGGGGGTTCTTCGTCCGCGCCGAGTGCCGGACCCGCTTCCACGGAATCGGCAGCACGGCCGACGCCCTCGACCACGAACGCGCCCCCGGGGACGCCTCCCGTCGCACCGCCCGTCGCGTCCCCCACCCTGCGGGTGCTGGCCGTGTCCCTTTCCCAGTACGGCTGCTCCGGAAAGTTCGGCACCCAGGCCGTCGCATCCGTGAAATCCGACGGCGTCGCCACCGGAACGCTGGTCCTCACCTGGTTCCACAGCAACACCCCGGGATGGGGCCCCGTCGTGGCGACGGACAGAATCACCATCCCTGCCGGGCAGACCTCGTTCAGCAAGACCTACGCCCACACGTTCGGATCCGGCGACCCCTTCCTGTACTGGGGTGTCCAGGTGTCGAGCGACCCCGCGGCAGCGACGGGTGCCGGCACGTACAAGGTGCTCTACGCCGATGACTGCAACCCGGTCCTCTGA
- a CDS encoding GRAS family protein produces the protein MLTDDLEENVYSLLEKAAAAAEAGELEVLAAHLERAGEFSEDSPGLSDYFLAGLATRLGRERPANLYLRAEGMPQIDLFYLMHQHLPFLRAGKFANDALLEYCVDRQEATVLGLGIGQGRQELDLVTRAGLERVTVVGVDVAARSLDAAGRAMNGPEVPAGTRVDFRPVLAASEDVDDSVWEMIERLPRPLLVTASFALHHMLNHEGEQDARAALLRRLRRLEPAALALCEPDSDHHLVPLRVRLANAWHHYGTVFAAIDATGATDGEKREMKRFFGREIADVVGATCESTRYERHEPTRTWLNRLTACGFTPVPLPPPPPAAGQPAGFSTIAHPTHLELAYRHTSVAAVIVAEPTR, from the coding sequence GTGCTCACAGATGACCTGGAGGAAAACGTGTATTCACTTCTGGAGAAGGCCGCAGCGGCCGCTGAAGCCGGTGAACTCGAGGTGCTCGCGGCACATTTGGAAAGGGCGGGCGAGTTCTCGGAGGACAGTCCGGGCCTGAGCGACTACTTCCTCGCCGGTTTGGCCACCCGACTCGGCAGGGAGCGGCCCGCCAATCTCTACCTCCGTGCAGAGGGCATGCCCCAGATCGACCTGTTCTACCTGATGCATCAGCACCTGCCATTCCTGCGGGCGGGGAAATTCGCCAACGATGCGCTGCTGGAATATTGCGTGGACCGGCAGGAGGCCACCGTTCTCGGCCTCGGAATCGGTCAGGGCCGTCAGGAGCTGGACCTGGTGACCCGCGCGGGGCTGGAGCGAGTGACCGTCGTCGGTGTCGATGTTGCCGCGCGGAGCCTCGACGCGGCCGGCCGGGCCATGAACGGACCGGAAGTACCTGCCGGAACCCGGGTCGACTTCCGTCCGGTTCTCGCCGCGAGCGAGGACGTGGACGACAGCGTGTGGGAAATGATCGAGCGCTTGCCCCGCCCTCTGCTCGTCACGGCCTCCTTCGCTCTCCACCACATGCTGAACCACGAAGGTGAACAGGACGCACGCGCGGCGCTTTTGCGGAGACTGCGCAGGCTGGAGCCGGCCGCACTGGCGCTGTGCGAACCCGACAGCGATCACCACCTCGTGCCGTTGCGGGTCAGGCTGGCCAACGCTTGGCACCACTACGGCACGGTCTTCGCCGCGATCGACGCCACCGGCGCCACCGACGGGGAGAAGCGCGAGATGAAGCGGTTCTTCGGCCGCGAGATAGCGGATGTCGTGGGCGCCACCTGTGAGAGCACCCGCTACGAACGGCACGAGCCGACGCGCACGTGGCTCAACCGCTTGACCGCCTGCGGTTTCACCCCCGTCCCCCTGCCGCCGCCCCCACCCGCTGCCGGGCAGCCGGCGGGCTTCTCGACCATCGCCCATCCCACCCACCTCGAACTGGCCTACCGGCACACCTCCGTGGCTGCCGTGATCGTGGCCGAACCCACCCGCTGA
- a CDS encoding PhoX family protein, whose amino-acid sequence MADLVPPHPESAGAPPFEEVVASSLSRRQVVAGGTAALVAFLGFGTSTAQAATTAAAAPAPTPAGGEPKGLLGFAAVPPATTDAVTVPPGYSVQTLAPWGRPLHSGGPAWLADGGNSSTDQARQVGSHHSGLHFFPYDDGPRGSRLGTLVVNHEATDATLLHRDGGAALTREKVDKSLAAQGLSVFEVRESGGTWDLGDSPRNVRITGTTPVNFSGPVGSGHPALRTGTAHAGTLGNSAYGVTPWGTYLSCEENVAGYFGTDDPSWRPTRTQKRYGVSAAGHGHRWHTVAPRFDVAVNGNEVHRFGWVVEVDPAAPSTAPVKRTALGRFQHVGATVTEAAGRVVLYSGDDENGGYLYKFVGEDEWRRERARGRSPLDHGTLYVARFEDDGTGRWLPLIHGRGPLTGEHGWRDQADVVLRVREAADALGATPLDRPQQTAVAADGTVYCALANSPGGGYCGSGGGTGRGRAISPRESNPYGHIVRWREESAEGFRWDVFVLAGDPAHDEGVGLDESGMFGSPKGLWFDGDGRLWIQTGISKWAQNCDESGHGNLGNNAVLVADPANGEIRRFLTGPRGAEITAVVTTPDRRTLFVNVQHPGEHTAAWGAPTPERPCAVSGWPDHDPAGRPRSATIVVRRTDGGVIGGV is encoded by the coding sequence ATGGCAGATCTGGTTCCTCCCCACCCCGAGTCGGCGGGAGCCCCGCCGTTCGAGGAGGTCGTGGCCTCCTCGCTCTCACGGCGTCAGGTCGTGGCCGGCGGCACGGCCGCCCTCGTGGCGTTCCTCGGCTTCGGCACCTCCACCGCCCAGGCCGCCACCACAGCCGCCGCCGCCCCGGCGCCGACGCCCGCCGGCGGGGAGCCGAAGGGGCTCCTCGGCTTCGCCGCGGTGCCGCCCGCGACCACGGACGCGGTGACCGTGCCGCCCGGCTACTCGGTGCAGACCCTGGCGCCGTGGGGCCGGCCCCTGCACTCCGGCGGACCCGCGTGGCTGGCCGACGGCGGCAACAGCTCCACCGACCAGGCCCGCCAAGTCGGTTCGCACCACAGCGGGCTGCACTTCTTCCCGTACGACGACGGCCCCCGGGGCAGCCGGCTCGGGACGCTCGTCGTCAACCACGAGGCCACGGACGCCACGCTGCTCCACCGGGACGGCGGCGCGGCCCTGACGCGCGAGAAGGTCGACAAGTCCCTGGCCGCGCAGGGGCTGAGCGTGTTCGAGGTACGCGAGAGCGGCGGCACCTGGGACCTCGGCGACTCGCCGCGCAACGTCCGCATCACCGGCACCACCCCGGTGAACTTCTCCGGCCCGGTGGGGTCCGGTCACCCGGCGCTGCGCACCGGTACGGCCCACGCCGGCACGCTGGGCAACAGCGCCTACGGGGTGACCCCGTGGGGCACGTATCTGAGCTGCGAGGAGAACGTCGCCGGCTACTTCGGTACCGACGACCCGAGCTGGCGGCCCACGCGCACGCAGAAGCGGTACGGCGTGAGCGCGGCCGGTCACGGGCACCGCTGGCACACCGTCGCACCCCGCTTCGACGTGGCGGTGAACGGCAACGAGGTGCACCGGTTCGGCTGGGTCGTGGAGGTGGACCCCGCCGCGCCTTCCACCGCTCCGGTGAAGCGGACCGCCCTCGGCCGCTTCCAGCACGTGGGCGCGACCGTCACCGAGGCCGCCGGCCGCGTCGTCCTCTACAGCGGCGACGACGAGAACGGCGGCTACCTCTACAAGTTCGTGGGCGAGGACGAGTGGCGGCGGGAGCGCGCCCGGGGACGCAGTCCGCTGGACCACGGCACCCTGTACGTCGCGCGGTTCGAGGACGACGGAACGGGACGCTGGCTGCCCCTGATCCACGGGCGGGGCCCGCTGACAGGCGAGCACGGCTGGCGGGACCAGGCCGACGTCGTCCTGCGCGTACGCGAGGCTGCGGACGCCCTTGGAGCCACGCCGCTGGACCGCCCCCAGCAGACGGCGGTCGCCGCGGACGGCACCGTCTACTGCGCGCTGGCCAACAGTCCGGGCGGGGGCTACTGCGGCTCGGGCGGCGGGACCGGCCGCGGCCGGGCGATCAGCCCGCGCGAATCCAACCCGTACGGGCACATCGTGCGGTGGCGCGAGGAGAGCGCGGAAGGGTTCCGCTGGGACGTCTTCGTGCTCGCCGGTGACCCGGCCCACGACGAGGGCGTCGGACTCGACGAGTCGGGCATGTTCGGCTCGCCGAAGGGCCTGTGGTTCGACGGCGACGGGCGGCTGTGGATCCAGACCGGCATCTCGAAGTGGGCCCAGAACTGCGATGAGTCCGGGCACGGGAACCTCGGCAACAACGCGGTGCTCGTCGCCGATCCGGCCAACGGTGAGATCCGCCGCTTCCTCACCGGCCCGCGGGGGGCCGAGATCACCGCAGTCGTCACGACACCCGACCGAAGGACCCTCTTCGTCAACGTCCAGCACCCGGGGGAGCACACGGCCGCCTGGGGAGCCCCCACGCCCGAGCGGCCCTGCGCGGTCAGCGGCTGGCCCGACCACGACCCGGCGGGCCGCCCGCGCTCGGCCACGATCGTCGTCCGGCGCACGGACGGGGGCGTGATCGGCGGGGTGTGA